A DNA window from Aureibaculum sp. 2308TA14-22 contains the following coding sequences:
- a CDS encoding PspC domain-containing protein, with the protein MNKTININLGGIFFHIDELAYQKLRRYLDAIRRSLSDDPQGRDEIINDIESRISELLSERVKDPRQVISEIDIDEVIAVMGQPEDYMIDEELFTDDSGRNYSSRSNKKKLFRDGDDKFIGGVSSGIAHYFDVDTIWIRIAWLVATFGLGFGPLLYIILWILLPEAKTTADKLQMEGEAVNISNIEKKIREEFEDVSGRVKDAAGNVSDAVKDGYENVSNAVKKKDLRRSGSRARNGLQDFISTIGKIIVAFFMVIGKFIGVMFIVGSVIGLIALVVSLFTAGTASFIGVDGIFNGDLDLINVTVAPIWVMSLLALLLAGIPLFMLFVLGLFILSNKTKILSRATKLVLLAIWIIALFSVIYLGIRQGAEFAHEGSSIEKNELYIQPSDTLTIKMVDNEDLSNNNNFNNRQFFKKVLDANDEIKFYSNDVNISIRKSDSTEFYTKIYKRANGRTRLVARENAERIDYNYQQMGKNLLFNSYFLTDSRNTFRNQDLKINLYIPEGQVVYFDESARVFLRHIKTTNNIYSRDMVKHYFKMTDEGLECLDCPPPKSESNDDEKDTIIEVKDEVNIDINKDSLKIEFKDDGEKAEIKVDNEGVIIK; encoded by the coding sequence ATGAACAAGACAATAAATATAAATTTAGGGGGAATCTTTTTTCATATTGATGAACTGGCTTATCAAAAATTAAGAAGATATTTAGATGCTATCCGTCGTTCGTTAAGTGACGACCCACAAGGTAGAGACGAAATTATTAATGATATAGAATCGCGAATTAGTGAGTTGTTATCAGAAAGGGTTAAAGACCCGCGTCAAGTTATTAGTGAAATTGATATTGATGAAGTAATAGCTGTAATGGGGCAGCCAGAGGATTATATGATTGACGAAGAACTGTTTACAGATGATTCGGGCAGAAATTACAGTAGCAGATCAAATAAGAAAAAATTGTTCAGAGATGGTGACGACAAATTTATTGGTGGTGTATCATCTGGTATTGCACATTATTTTGATGTAGATACTATTTGGATTAGAATTGCTTGGCTAGTAGCTACTTTTGGTTTAGGTTTTGGCCCCTTATTATATATCATTTTATGGATATTGTTACCTGAGGCAAAAACTACTGCTGACAAATTGCAAATGGAAGGTGAGGCTGTTAATATTTCTAATATTGAAAAGAAAATTAGAGAGGAATTTGAAGACGTTTCTGGTCGCGTAAAAGATGCTGCCGGTAACGTATCTGACGCCGTTAAAGATGGTTACGAAAATGTTTCAAACGCTGTAAAAAAAAAAGATCTAAGAAGGAGCGGAAGTAGAGCTAGAAATGGCTTACAAGATTTTATCAGTACCATAGGCAAAATAATCGTAGCCTTTTTTATGGTAATCGGTAAGTTTATTGGTGTAATGTTTATTGTGGGTTCAGTAATAGGCTTAATTGCATTGGTTGTCAGTTTGTTTACTGCGGGCACTGCAAGTTTTATTGGTGTAGATGGTATTTTTAATGGTGACTTAGATTTGATTAATGTTACGGTTGCACCAATTTGGGTAATGTCCTTACTGGCTTTACTTTTGGCAGGCATCCCACTATTTATGTTATTTGTTTTAGGGTTGTTTATCCTATCTAATAAAACTAAAATATTGAGTAGAGCAACGAAGTTAGTTTTACTAGCTATTTGGATTATTGCATTGTTCTCTGTTATTTATTTAGGAATAAGACAAGGGGCTGAATTTGCACACGAAGGTTCTTCAATTGAGAAAAACGAGCTATATATTCAGCCTTCAGATACACTAACCATAAAAATGGTCGATAATGAAGATTTATCAAATAACAACAATTTTAACAACCGTCAATTTTTCAAAAAAGTGTTGGATGCTAATGACGAAATTAAATTTTACTCTAACGATGTAAATATATCAATTAGAAAATCGGATAGTACAGAGTTTTACACTAAAATTTATAAAAGGGCAAACGGTAGAACGCGTTTAGTAGCTAGAGAAAATGCTGAACGTATTGATTATAACTATCAACAAATGGGTAAAAATTTACTGTTCAATAGTTATTTTTTAACAGACAGTAGAAATACATTTAGAAATCAAGATTTAAAAATAAACTTATACATACCCGAAGGGCAAGTGGTTTATTTTGACGAGTCGGCTAGGGTATTTTTAAGACATATTAAAACCACCAACAATATATACAGCAGGGATATGGTTAAGCATTATTTTAAAATGACCGATGAGGGATTGGAATGCTTGGATTGTCCACCACCAAAATCTGAAAGTAATGATGATGAGAAAGATACAATTATTGAAGTTAAAGATGAGGTAAATATTGACATTAACAAGGACAGTCTTAAAATTGAATTTAAAGACGATGGCGAAAAAGCTGAAATTAAGGTAGATAATGAAGGTGTAATTATAAAATAA
- a CDS encoding PadR family transcriptional regulator has protein sequence MKIENTKAQMRKGVLEFCILSILQDGDAYTNEILSSLKDAKLLVVEGTIYPLLTRLKNAGLLSYRWEESTSGPPRKYYGLTETGILFLKELSTTWADLVLAVNTVTSKKSTKK, from the coding sequence ATGAAGATAGAAAATACAAAAGCACAAATGCGAAAAGGCGTGTTGGAGTTTTGCATCTTGTCCATATTACAAGATGGAGATGCTTATACCAATGAAATTCTTTCTAGCCTTAAAGATGCTAAATTGCTTGTTGTTGAGGGTACAATCTACCCACTATTAACAAGATTGAAAAATGCAGGTTTATTAAGCTATCGGTGGGAAGAATCAACATCTGGCCCTCCAAGAAAATATTACGGATTAACTGAAACAGGCATTTTGTTTTTAAAAGAATTAAGCACAACTTGGGCAGATCTTGTCCTGGCTGTTAATACAGTAACTAGTAAAAAATCAACAAAAAAATGA
- a CDS encoding DUF4870 domain-containing protein yields the protein MLTQNEKNTGFLIHLSAFLSFVFPFGSIIGPVIMWSISKDKSNYLDENGIEAVNFNLSYTLYLFILGMIMFPFAFGSFFNYLRHIDDFDHMDNFNFHFDFDHLFGFLSIGSLIAIIAFIRFILIIVAAIKASRGEIYNYPLTINFIKRDKIN from the coding sequence ATGTTAACTCAAAACGAAAAAAATACAGGATTTTTAATTCATTTATCAGCTTTTTTAAGCTTTGTTTTTCCTTTCGGAAGTATTATTGGTCCCGTAATTATGTGGTCAATAAGTAAAGATAAGAGCAATTATTTGGATGAAAACGGAATAGAAGCCGTAAACTTTAACTTAAGTTATACACTTTATTTGTTCATTTTAGGAATGATAATGTTCCCTTTTGCTTTTGGTTCTTTTTTTAATTATTTGAGGCATATAGATGATTTTGATCATATGGACAATTTTAATTTTCACTTTGATTTTGACCACCTTTTTGGTTTTTTAAGCATAGGAAGCTTAATAGCTATAATAGCATTTATAAGATTCATACTAATTATAGTAGCCGCCATAAAAGCGAGTAGGGGAGAAATTTATAATTATCCTTTAACTATAAATTTTATAAAGAGAGATAAAATTAACTAA
- a CDS encoding DUF4442 domain-containing protein, translated as MSKFTVKNLNKFLFFKLPSAYISGVRVKSISENEAIVTVKHRWINQNPFKSLYWATQGMASELATGILVMKQIDESGKKISMLVTKQNGTFTKKATGRINFICKDGHLIKKAIDKTIATGEGETLTMMAEGFNESGDSVSKFEYEWSIKVRG; from the coding sequence ATGTCAAAATTCACGGTAAAAAATTTAAATAAATTCTTGTTTTTTAAACTTCCATCTGCATACATTTCAGGTGTAAGGGTAAAGTCAATATCTGAAAATGAGGCAATTGTTACGGTAAAACATCGGTGGATTAATCAAAACCCATTTAAGTCATTGTATTGGGCAACTCAAGGTATGGCATCAGAATTGGCAACAGGTATATTAGTAATGAAACAAATTGACGAAAGCGGTAAAAAAATATCCATGCTTGTTACCAAACAGAATGGAACATTTACTAAAAAAGCAACAGGAAGAATAAACTTTATTTGTAAAGACGGTCATTTAATTAAGAAAGCCATTGATAAAACCATTGCTACTGGTGAAGGTGAAACACTAACAATGATGGCCGAGGGTTTTAATGAGAGCGGAGATTCCGTTTCAAAATTCGAATATGAATGGAGTATTAAGGTACGAGGTTAG
- the coaD gene encoding pantetheine-phosphate adenylyltransferase produces MKRALFPGSFDPLTLGHYDIIERGVKVFDEVVVAIGINAEKKYMFSLEKRKQFIEDAFKEFPKVKVVTYKGLTVDFCKEIDAKFILRGLRNPADFEFEKAIAHTNRDLAPVETVFLLTSAKTSYISSSIVRDVIRNNGDYKILVPESVRVD; encoded by the coding sequence ATGAAACGAGCATTGTTTCCTGGATCTTTTGACCCCTTAACCCTAGGGCACTACGACATCATTGAACGTGGTGTTAAAGTTTTTGATGAAGTAGTTGTGGCTATTGGTATTAATGCCGAAAAAAAATATATGTTTTCTCTAGAAAAACGTAAACAATTTATTGAAGATGCCTTTAAAGAATTTCCGAAAGTAAAAGTGGTTACTTACAAAGGATTAACGGTTGACTTTTGCAAAGAAATAGATGCGAAATTTATATTGCGTGGCTTGCGTAACCCAGCAGATTTTGAATTTGAAAAAGCTATTGCACATACCAATAGAGATTTAGCACCTGTTGAAACAGTGTTTTTATTAACCTCAGCAAAAACATCATATATCTCCTCCTCTATCGTTAGAGACGTAATTAGAAATAATGGTGATTATAAAATATTGGTTCCTGAAAGTGTAAGGGTTGATTAA
- the ctlX gene encoding citrulline utilization hydrolase CtlX produces the protein MQQITNTILMVRPIKFRMNEQTAVNNYFQEDIDLKNSEINKEAQKEFDAFVEKLRAKGLHIIVVQDVESQDTPDSIFPNNWVSFHENGDVAIYPMFAENRRSERREDIFDIIEKEGYVINNIVDYTAAEEENIFLEGTGSLALDRKHRKAYCALSPRADEELIIEFCEDFEYTPIIFTAYQTVENERLPIYHTNVMMCLAETFAIICLDCIDDKKERKNVLKQLKEDGLEVIAITEEQVASFAGNMLQVKGNDEKRYLVMSEAAHKSLTTEQITKINTHCEILSSPIDTIETCGGGSARCMMAEVFLPKIV, from the coding sequence ATGCAACAGATTACCAATACTATTTTAATGGTTCGTCCGATAAAATTTAGGATGAACGAACAGACTGCGGTCAATAATTATTTTCAAGAAGATATTGATTTAAAAAACAGTGAAATAAATAAAGAAGCTCAAAAAGAATTTGACGCTTTTGTTGAGAAATTAAGAGCTAAAGGGTTACATATTATTGTTGTACAAGATGTTGAAAGTCAAGATACTCCAGATTCTATCTTTCCAAATAATTGGGTTTCTTTTCATGAAAATGGTGATGTTGCCATTTATCCGATGTTTGCCGAAAATAGAAGGTCAGAACGTAGAGAAGACATTTTTGACATAATAGAAAAAGAAGGATATGTCATTAATAATATTGTAGATTATACTGCTGCCGAAGAAGAAAACATCTTTTTAGAAGGTACTGGCAGTTTGGCTCTGGACAGAAAGCATAGAAAAGCATATTGTGCATTATCGCCGAGGGCAGATGAGGAATTGATTATTGAATTTTGTGAAGACTTTGAATACACTCCAATTATTTTTACGGCATACCAAACTGTTGAAAATGAAAGGCTTCCTATTTATCATACCAATGTAATGATGTGTTTGGCAGAAACCTTTGCCATTATTTGCTTGGATTGTATTGATGATAAAAAAGAACGGAAAAACGTACTAAAACAGTTAAAAGAGGACGGTTTAGAAGTTATTGCAATTACTGAAGAACAAGTTGCCAGTTTTGCGGGTAATATGTTGCAAGTAAAAGGAAATGACGAAAAAAGATATTTGGTAATGAGTGAGGCTGCACACAAATCTTTGACCACTGAGCAGATTACTAAAATCAATACCCATTGCGAAATATTATCTAGCCCAATTGATACTATTGAAACTTGTGGAGGAGGAAGTGCCAGATGTATGATGGCGGAGGTGTTTTTGCCTAAAATTGTTTGA
- a CDS encoding DUF4919 domain-containing protein: MKKIFFCILLLCITIGFAQNSTIKKPHYDKIKKNIAQKTSNLYYPKLVEKFSNADTTMTLEEKRHLYYGFIHQKNYSPYTRSDYTDSLRITLKKKNYSPDDLKNIVKFSDSLLRYNPFSLKAINYKIYAEKQMNDSINLLKDYTKMRIITDAMLSSGDGHSKETAYYVISPTHEYSLLNLLGYKFGGKQSLTDHYDYLTLEENEYEIKGLYFDISASLNHMNNLFSKKE, translated from the coding sequence ATGAAAAAAATATTTTTCTGCATTTTATTGCTTTGCATAACAATAGGTTTTGCTCAAAATTCAACTATTAAGAAACCTCATTATGATAAGATAAAAAAGAACATCGCTCAAAAAACCTCAAATCTTTATTACCCAAAATTGGTAGAAAAATTTAGCAATGCAGATACTACAATGACATTGGAGGAGAAAAGGCATCTGTATTATGGTTTTATCCATCAAAAAAATTACTCACCCTACACACGGTCTGATTATACAGACAGTTTAAGAATCACTTTAAAAAAGAAAAATTATAGTCCTGATGATTTAAAAAATATTGTAAAGTTTTCTGATTCCTTGTTAAGATATAATCCATTTAGTTTAAAGGCAATTAACTATAAAATTTATGCCGAAAAGCAAATGAATGATTCTATAAACCTTTTAAAAGATTATACGAAAATGAGAATTATCACCGATGCAATGTTAAGCTCAGGTGATGGTCACTCAAAAGAAACCGCTTATTATGTTATCAGTCCAACTCATGAATATAGTTTGTTAAATCTGTTAGGCTATAAATTTGGAGGCAAACAGAGCCTTACTGATCATTATGATTATTTGACCTTAGAAGAAAATGAATATGAAATCAAGGGCTTATATTTTGATATTAGTGCAAGTCTAAACCATATGAACAATCTTTTCAGTAAAAAAGAATGA
- a CDS encoding glycoside hydrolase family 53 protein: MKYIVFITLLLFFSCTTNNPKPNIEPEPKTEYISAVDLSSLPEIESKNITFYNNDNNSESAISILKNNGVNTVRLRVWNNPENKHSSFEEVKSFSNQLHNSGLKVWLTVHYSDTWADPGNQNPSKNWQNITFSVLKDSVYHYTRRIMTEIKPDVIQIGNEINSGLLLPYGDINTNKNQFLEILDIGTQAVRDISADTKIMIHFAGIENADWFFHQVKTVDYDYIGLSYYPIWHSKNLNNVKATLSQLSKKYQKEILIAETAYPFTLDWNDWTNNIVGLEEQILPQYQASPQGQKEFILKIKELIMATEKGIGFCYWGGELVAFNGNEAKNGSPWENQALFDFDNKILPVVSAFKF; this comes from the coding sequence ATGAAGTACATTGTTTTTATAACTCTTTTATTATTTTTTTCCTGTACCACTAATAACCCCAAACCCAACATAGAACCTGAACCAAAAACTGAGTATATTAGTGCAGTTGACTTATCCTCTTTACCTGAAATTGAATCAAAAAATATTACTTTTTACAACAATGACAATAACTCAGAAAGTGCTATTTCTATTCTTAAAAACAATGGAGTAAATACCGTTAGACTTAGAGTTTGGAACAATCCAGAGAACAAACATTCAAGTTTTGAAGAAGTAAAATCATTTTCTAACCAACTACATAATTCAGGATTAAAAGTTTGGCTTACCGTACATTATTCTGATACATGGGCCGATCCAGGAAATCAGAACCCATCAAAAAATTGGCAAAACATTACGTTTTCAGTACTAAAGGATAGTGTTTACCATTATACCCGCAGGATTATGACTGAAATAAAACCTGATGTTATACAAATTGGCAATGAAATAAATTCCGGATTACTTTTACCATATGGAGATATTAACACTAATAAAAATCAGTTTTTAGAAATTCTAGATATAGGTACTCAAGCAGTTCGAGACATTTCAGCGGATACAAAAATAATGATTCATTTTGCCGGAATTGAAAATGCTGATTGGTTTTTTCATCAAGTTAAAACAGTTGATTATGATTATATTGGCTTATCCTATTATCCTATTTGGCACAGTAAAAATTTGAATAATGTTAAGGCTACCCTCTCACAATTAAGTAAAAAATATCAAAAAGAAATTCTGATTGCTGAAACCGCCTATCCGTTTACGTTAGACTGGAACGATTGGACTAACAATATTGTTGGTTTGGAAGAACAAATTTTACCGCAATATCAAGCATCGCCACAAGGACAGAAAGAGTTTATACTCAAAATTAAAGAATTAATTATGGCAACAGAAAAAGGAATTGGCTTTTGTTATTGGGGCGGAGAACTTGTTGCATTCAATGGTAACGAAGCAAAAAATGGCTCTCCATGGGAGAATCAAGCTTTGTTTGATTTTGACAATAAAATATTACCGGTAGTATCGGCGTTTAAATTCTAA
- a CDS encoding DUF4197 domain-containing protein, with protein MTKIYYKTFFFIVIVFFSSCAELQQVVNELPNGTLTNADIASGLRQALDKGIDEQVKKLTLEDGFYKNDLVKIGLPNELKKVDKALRDIGLSKLADEGVKILNRAAEDAVSEATPIFVDAVKGITFTDTKNILLGEDNAATEFLKSGTSDALYNKFEPVIKTSFDKVGADKIWSDLINKYNTIPFVKKVNPDLTNYVTQEALNGVYTMIAVEEKEIRTKISSRTTAILQKVFALQD; from the coding sequence ATGACTAAAATCTATTATAAAACTTTTTTCTTTATTGTTATTGTTTTCTTTAGTTCTTGTGCAGAATTACAACAAGTAGTTAATGAATTACCCAATGGCACTTTAACCAATGCCGATATTGCAAGTGGTTTACGACAAGCTTTGGATAAAGGAATAGATGAGCAAGTAAAAAAATTAACGCTAGAAGATGGTTTTTATAAAAATGATTTGGTTAAAATAGGTTTACCAAATGAACTGAAAAAAGTTGACAAAGCACTAAGAGATATAGGTTTAAGTAAGTTAGCTGATGAAGGGGTAAAAATACTCAACAGAGCTGCTGAAGACGCAGTAAGTGAAGCTACTCCTATTTTTGTAGATGCCGTAAAAGGAATAACATTTACAGATACCAAAAACATTTTATTGGGAGAAGATAATGCCGCTACAGAGTTTTTGAAATCCGGTACTTCAGATGCTTTATATAACAAGTTTGAACCCGTTATTAAAACTTCTTTTGACAAAGTTGGAGCAGATAAAATTTGGTCAGATTTAATTAACAAATACAATACTATTCCGTTTGTAAAAAAGGTAAATCCTGATTTAACAAATTATGTTACACAAGAAGCGTTAAATGGTGTTTATACGATGATTGCTGTTGAGGAAAAAGAAATTAGGACTAAAATTTCTTCTCGTACAACAGCTATTTTGCAAAAGGTATTTGCTTTGCAAGATTAA
- a CDS encoding CTP synthase, translating to MSNTKYVFVTGGVTSSLGKGIIAASLAKLLQERGYSVTIQKLDPYINIDPGTLNPYEHGECYVTNDGAETDLDLGHYERFLNIPTSQANNVTTGRIYQSVIDKERRGDFLGKTVQVIPHITDEIKSRIQILGNTGEYDIIITEIGGTVGDIESLPYIEAVRQLEWELGDNNAVVIHLTLVPYLSAAGELKTKPTQHSVKMLMQSGINPDILVCRTEHHLSEDIKRKLALFCNVKQEDVIESIDAKTIYDVPVFMSKEGLDNVVLKKLKLSTDTPPNLNQWNEFLRKHKNPKHTVEIGLVGKYVELQDAYKSISEAFIHAGSSQEINVNLHWIHSESLTTENAAQKLKGLDGVLVAPGFGLRGVEGKIKAIQYIRENNIPFLGICLGMQMAVIEFARNVLGLENANSTEMDKETPHPVIDLMEEQKNISNMGGTMRLGAWDCKLEKDTKVYDAYKTEMISERHRHRYEFNNDYLDEITKAGMIISGVNPETKLVETIEIPNHPYFVGVQYHPEYKSTVLNPHPLFVAFVKACLEVN from the coding sequence ATGAGCAATACCAAATATGTTTTCGTAACGGGAGGCGTAACATCATCGTTGGGAAAAGGGATAATAGCCGCATCATTGGCAAAATTGTTGCAAGAAAGAGGCTACTCGGTAACCATACAAAAATTGGATCCGTATATAAACATTGACCCTGGAACATTAAATCCTTATGAACATGGCGAATGTTATGTTACAAATGATGGAGCCGAAACCGATCTAGATTTAGGACATTACGAAAGGTTTTTAAATATCCCTACCTCACAGGCCAATAATGTTACAACAGGTAGAATTTACCAATCGGTTATAGACAAGGAACGCCGTGGTGATTTCTTAGGTAAAACCGTACAGGTTATACCTCATATTACCGATGAAATTAAATCTAGAATTCAAATATTAGGAAATACCGGTGAATATGATATTATAATTACTGAAATTGGTGGTACTGTTGGTGATATTGAATCATTACCTTATATTGAAGCTGTACGTCAATTAGAATGGGAACTTGGCGATAATAATGCTGTGGTAATCCATTTAACTTTAGTTCCTTACTTATCTGCTGCGGGCGAATTGAAAACAAAACCTACGCAACACTCGGTAAAAATGTTAATGCAGAGTGGTATAAATCCTGATATTTTAGTATGCAGAACAGAGCACCATCTTTCTGAAGATATTAAAAGAAAATTAGCTCTTTTTTGTAATGTCAAACAAGAAGATGTAATAGAGTCAATTGATGCTAAAACTATATATGATGTACCTGTGTTCATGTCTAAAGAAGGGCTGGATAATGTAGTATTAAAAAAATTAAAGCTCTCTACAGATACACCACCAAACCTAAATCAATGGAATGAGTTTTTGCGTAAACATAAAAACCCAAAGCATACCGTTGAAATTGGTTTAGTAGGTAAATACGTTGAATTGCAGGATGCTTATAAATCAATATCTGAAGCTTTTATCCATGCAGGTTCTTCTCAAGAAATCAATGTGAATTTGCATTGGATTCATTCTGAAAGTCTTACTACAGAGAATGCCGCTCAAAAATTAAAAGGACTAGATGGTGTTTTAGTAGCACCTGGTTTTGGACTTAGAGGAGTTGAAGGAAAAATAAAAGCAATACAATACATAAGGGAAAATAATATTCCATTTTTAGGAATCTGTTTAGGCATGCAAATGGCTGTTATTGAATTTGCAAGAAATGTCTTAGGATTAGAAAATGCTAATTCTACTGAAATGGATAAAGAAACACCCCATCCTGTTATCGATTTAATGGAAGAACAAAAAAACATTTCTAATATGGGTGGTACCATGCGTTTAGGGGCGTGGGATTGTAAATTAGAAAAAGACACCAAAGTTTATGACGCCTACAAAACTGAAATGATAAGTGAACGTCACCGACATCGTTATGAATTTAATAATGATTATCTGGATGAAATTACTAAAGCTGGCATGATAATTTCAGGTGTTAATCCAGAAACAAAACTGGTTGAAACTATTGAAATACCAAACCATCCTTATTTTGTAGGTGTACAATATCATCCAGAATATAAAAGTACCGTTTTAAACCCACACCCATTATTTGTGGCTTTTGTAAAAGCATGTTTAGAGGTAAACTAA